The DNA region AAGTAATTGAAGACCTAACTCATAAGAACTTGTATCCTTATTCTAAATATTATCTCTCTGGAATTTATGAACTAACAGGACAATATTGGGGAAATCATTTTGCCACTATTGGACTTATTGGAATGCATGAGGCTTGTGTAAACTTCCTTGGAGAAGGTATAGAAACTCTTGCAGGAAGGGAATTTACCATAAAAGTTTTAAAATTCATGAGGGAGAAATTGATAGAATTTCAAAAAGAAACAAATAATTTGTACAATCTAGAAGCAACCCCTGGAGAAGGCACTTCTTATAGACTTGCAAGAATAGACAAGAACAAATATCCTGAAATCTATACATCGGGAACTGATGAACCTTTCTATACCAATTCTACGCAACTTCCTGTAGATTACTCCGCTGATCCTTTTGAAGTCTTAGAGCATCAAGACGAGATTCAAAGTTTATATACAGGTGGAACAGTACTCCATATATTCTTAGGAGAAGCCTTAGAAGATATAGAGATGGTTAAAGAAGCAGTAAAACTAATTACTTCAAACTACAGACTCCCATACTTTACCCTTACACCTACCTTTAGCATATGCCCAGAACACGGTTACCAAAGAGGAAGTCATGAAAAATGTCCAATTTGTGGAAGAGAGACAGAAATATACTCTCGAGTTGTAGGATACTATAGACCCGTAAAGAGCTGGAATAAAGGAAAACAGGAAGAATTTAAGTTGAGAAAGACCTTTATCTTGACATTAAAGGAGAGGAGAAGAATTGAAAATCTCAGGTTACCTGGGATTTAGTCTAATAGACTATCCTGGAATACCAAGTTTTGTGATATTTACACAAGGATGCAATTTTAGATGTCCCTTCTGCCATAATCCTGAGTTAATATCGCAAAGAAAGAAGGGACAATATTCAGAAGAATTTATACTGGAAGAAATAGATCGAAGAAGAAAATTAATTAAAGGAGTTGTTATCACAGGAGGGGAGCCTACACTTCAAGAAGATCTCCCCTCCTTCCTTTTTAAGCTTAAGAAAAGAAGACTTTTAGTAAAGCTTGATACTAATGGCTCTAATCCAAAAATGCTTGTGGAAATCATAAAAAGCAAGCTTTTAGATTATGTAGCTATGGACTTTAAAACCTCTATTCCCAAATATCATAAAGCCATTGGACTTTCCGAAAGGGAAACAAGTAAATATCTTAAAAATATTTTTGAATCCTTAAGGATTTTAAAAGAAAATAACGTAAGATTTGAGATAAGAACCACAGTGGTACCTGAAATTGTAGAGGAAGAAGATCTCATTGAGATAAGAAAGACAATTGGCGAAGATGTGCCTTATGTTCTTCAGCCTTTTAAAAATGATAAAACCTTAAGTTATGAATTTAAGAACAAAAATCCCTATCCTAATGAGCTTTTAGAAAAATATGCATTTACTGTAAAAGGTAAGTTAAGATGATTTTTTATTGTTCGTAACATTCCTTAGTACTAACAGTCCTAAAATAGTAGCAATTAAGCCCTGTAAAAAATTAGCCCTATAACCTAAAATATCAATCATAACTCCTGATGTTAAATAAGCAATAACTTGAGAAACCGAAACCACTAATGCGTTAATCCCTACAATACT from Dictyoglomus turgidum DSM 6724 includes:
- a CDS encoding anaerobic ribonucleoside-triphosphate reductase activating protein, with the translated sequence MKISGYLGFSLIDYPGIPSFVIFTQGCNFRCPFCHNPELISQRKKGQYSEEFILEEIDRRRKLIKGVVITGGEPTLQEDLPSFLFKLKKRRLLVKLDTNGSNPKMLVEIIKSKLLDYVAMDFKTSIPKYHKAIGLSERETSKYLKNIFESLRILKENNVRFEIRTTVVPEIVEEEDLIEIRKTIGEDVPYVLQPFKNDKTLSYEFKNKNPYPNELLEKYAFTVKGKLR